In Vigna unguiculata cultivar IT97K-499-35 chromosome 3, ASM411807v1, whole genome shotgun sequence, a single genomic region encodes these proteins:
- the LOC114175139 gene encoding uncharacterized protein LOC114175139, which translates to MLDELSALHNSGTWELVPLPFGKYVIGYMWVFAIKVGPDGTIDRLKACIVAKDYTQIFGLNYGDTFSPVAKMASVRLFIDMAALQSGLFINWTLKTHSSMAVITMSSLR; encoded by the exons ATGCTCGATGAACTGAGTGCTCTTCATAATAGTGGAACTTGGGAGCTTGTCCCATTACCGTTTGGGAAATATGTTATTGGTTACATGTGGGTTTTTGCTATTAaagttggacctgatggtactattgatcgtCTCAAAGCATGTATTGTGGCTAAAGATTACACCCAAATCTTTGGGTTGAATTatggtgatactttttctccCGTGGCGAAGATGGCTTCCGTTCGTTTATTTATTGATATGGCGGCTCTTCAAAGtggcctctttatcaactgGACGTTAAAAACGCAttcctcaatg GCAGTGATAACCATGTCATCTCTCAGATGA